A stretch of the Medicago truncatula cultivar Jemalong A17 chromosome 5, MtrunA17r5.0-ANR, whole genome shotgun sequence genome encodes the following:
- the LOC11413486 gene encoding nuclear pore complex protein NUP58, with protein MAFNFSTPQQSQPQQTLFQPQQQQQQSPFQQQSSLFQPQQPQFQPQQQFQQQQFQAQQQQQQQLFLFTNDKTPASYSTNWADLHPDSQKFLLQIEERVLEYRDESQRLDQCNRLYDSSVSNDGFEVDASHIVQELGGISTAMERQKTLLQELTSAVKDMLRNTEVAVRSFMILRPRFHYPSGGASSATAPSQTPGATTPSLNSQPPATSMVPVFDFYSGLPKKPSPFLQQTILRFEKYIGECHQWIQELEQLLLLESEKNASSNGSSLLQSLPKVMTNVHDFFVHVAAKVESIHQYMESMKTAYLADQRRRGEVNDPFLEADRRETARQEAASKRVHPTLHLPANSQPSTQVAGLFSSSGTQGALVSQQTAATTPSLSIGSGSSLFNTPSSAPSTTPSLFGTPTTPAQGASWPAPSSSTPQGSLFGSASSSLPGATSTPSLFGNSTPLFNSTPAGTSVFPSPYVSGAATGSGASFGAKNPRSKSRTARR; from the exons ATGGCGTTTAATTTCTCAACTCCTCAACAATCTCAACCGCAACAAACTCTGTttcaaccacaacaacaacaacaacaatctccTTTTCAACAACAGAGTAGTTTATTCCAGCCACAACAACCACAATTTCAACCacaacaacaatttcaacagCAACAATTTCAAgcacagcaacaacaacagcaacagttGTTTTTGTTCACGAACGATAAAACACCTGCGAGTTACAGCACCAATTGGGCAGATCTACATCCTGATTCGCAGAAATTTCTACTTCAGATTGa AGAACGGGTATTGGAATATAGAGATGAAAGTCAAAGACTTGATCAGTGTAATCGTCTTTATGATTCGTCTGTTTCCAACGATGGATTTGAGGTTGATGCTAGCCACATTGTTCAG GAACTTGGTGGAATCAGCACTGCTATGGAACGGCAGAAAACTTTGCTACAGGAATTAACGTCGGCTGTTAAAGATATGTTACGTAATACAGAGGTTGCTGTTCGATCCTTTATGATCCTACGTCCAAGGTTCCATTATCCTAGTGGGGGAGCATCAAGTGCCACTGCCCCATCACAGACTCCTGGAGCAACAACACCTAGTTTGAACAGCCAACCACCAGCTACATCTATGGTGCCCGTTTTTGATTTCTACAGTGGTCTTCCGAAGAAACCATCACCCTTTTTACAGCAAACAATTCTTAGATTTGAGAAATATATTGGTGAATGTCATCAGTGGATTCAAGAGTTAGAGCAGCTGCTTCTCCTAGAATCTGAAAAAAATGCTTCCAGTAATGGATCCTCGTTATTGCAATCTCTTCCCAAAGTCATGACAAATGTACATGACTTTTTTGTTCACGTGGCTGCAAAG GTGGAGAGCATTCACCAGTACATGGAATCCATGAAAACAGCATACCTAGCTGATCAGCGCCGTCGAGGGGAGGTGAATGATCCATTTCTAGAGGCTGATCGGCGAGAAACTGCAAGACAAGAAGCAGCATCAAAAAGAGTTCACCCTACATTGCATTTACCTGCAAATTCACAACCCTCAACTCAAGTTGCTGGGTTGTTTTCCAGTTCAGGAACTCAAGGAGCATTGGTTTCCCAACAGACCGCTGCAACAACTCCGTCTTTGTCAATAGGAAGTGGTTCATCTCTTTTTAACACACCGTCTTCAGCCCCATCAACTACGCCATCTTTGTTTGGAACACCAACAACTCCTGCTCAAGGAGCCTCATGGCCTGCACCATCTAGTTCTACGCCTCAAGGCTCACTTTTTGGTTCTGCCTCATCATCCTTACCTGGTGCAACATCAACTCCCTCTCTGTTCGGTAATAGTACGCCATTGTTTAACTCAACTCCGGCTGGAACTTCAGTCTTTCCATCTCCCTATGTTTCAG GTGCTGCGACAGGATCAGGAGCAAGCTTTGGGGCT AAAAATCCACGGTCGAAATCTAGAACTGCTCGGCGCTAA
- the LOC11425311 gene encoding probable WRKY transcription factor 65, translating to MPTLRKRSRREIVENPPQSEIEIPMKDHKNKKSEYELSREERIRENRERMGKLGLFDISLSLKPNPPSRPTASKKPKSPVSLKPSRRSTRLQNVAPIRYTEEAINKRIYWKKKVKKTPSKLMPDSYTWLKYDRKQIKGSIRDYSECSTVNCPAKKYEDRARDDPTVVIVTYNGEHTHP from the exons ATGCCTACTCTGCGAAAGCGAAGTCGCAGAGAAATTGTTGAGAATCCTCCTCAATCTGAAATTGAAATCCCGATGAAagatcacaaaaacaaaaagtctGAATACGAGCTCTCAAGAGAAGAAAGAATCCGAGAAAATCGTGAAAGAATGGGAAAATTGGGTCTTTTCGACATTTCGCTCTCCCTCAAACCTAATCCACCTTCACGTCCAACCGCATCCAAGAAGCCCAAATCCCCTGTTTCTCTCAAACCATCTCGTCGATCTACAAG ATTGCAGAATGTTGCTCCGATTCGTTACACTGAAGAAGCAATTAACAAGAGAATTTACTGGAAAAAGAAGGTGAAGAAAACTCCTTCCAAATTAATGCCAGACAGCTACACGTGGTTGAAATACGATCGTAAACAGATCAAGGGCTCAATAAG AGATTATTCCGAGTGTAGCACGGTGAATTGCCCAGCGAAGAAATACGAGGATCGTGCACGAGATGATCCAACGGTGGTCATCGTAACGTACAATGGGGAGCACACACACCCATAG